From the Aspergillus puulaauensis MK2 DNA, chromosome 1, nearly complete sequence genome, the window AGGCACGGCCATCACAAACACCATACAGGTTAAACGGTATTAACCTCAAACCCATCCTTGTGAGTTCCTTGACCCGAGACCCGTCGTCGAACATGTGTATCCCGACAAGccaggacgaagaagaaggtgtgAAGAACCCTGACGCAATATTAGCAACATCGCGTAAATCGATTTCCAAAGTCACGCACGCAATTATAAGCAAGAAGGTTGCGGCAATCGCATTGCCATGCATATATCCAGCGGTATCCGCAGCTAGGGCGTTGACGATTCCAAAGACGTAGTGCACTGCTGCGAGCGCAAAGTCCAGTGCGATATGGAAGCCTGGATGGAAGAGACGGTCGTTGTAGGTGAGGAACGAAATCAGGGTTGACCAGATGGTTGCGACTCCGAGCTGTGAACGGTGGATTAGTTAGCAgagctttttttttattcatGAAAAAGGAACAGGGATCATACGATAATGTAATATATCATCCCGGATGCAGGGTAATGGGATCCCACTGCTATACAAATGATGCCTACTGTAGCGATGGCAGCGTCAAGGACTCGGACAACAGTTCTCGGGCCTGGGGTCTCAGCGGACCAAAGATTGCGAATGATGGATCCCATGCTGACTAGGTAGAGGCTGGTTTGTGTGTATAATATCGACGTTTGGAAAATAGAGGGAAGTAGAGAGAAGAATAGAGGGAGGTCGGGTTGAGCGAGCGGTTAAATAAGTGTCAGGGCATACTCCAACCAGCCGAAATACCTGCAGCGAGGCAGTGTCGTGCACATCATTTCCTTCAACGCATCTCAGTGACGCAGCCAGTTCAACCTTGCATTCAGACTACATTTATCTCGCCGGAGGTTATCGATTATTTGTCAATGTAAAGCGAGGACCCGGTTTTACTCGTCGGATGGGGGCTTCCTCTGTTACTGGTAGATGGGCACTAGATATGCTATGACTAGTTCCCACTTTCTGAGTTCTACAGATGGATCCATTCATGTTGCAGTAGCTCAGCCGCAGACTTTCGAGACCTAGGGTCGATTTCAAGCAGTCCCTTGATGAAATCAACAAATATC encodes:
- a CDS encoding uncharacterized protein (TransMembrane:3 (o25-45i57-76o88-108i)), with translation MGSIIRNLWSAETPGPRTVVRVLDAAIATLGVATIWSTLISFLTYNDRLFHPGFHIALDFALAAVHYVFGIVNALAADTAGYMHGNAIAATFLLIIAVLHTFFFVLACRDTHVRRRVSGQGTHKDGFEVNTV